In Erigeron canadensis isolate Cc75 chromosome 6, C_canadensis_v1, whole genome shotgun sequence, the following are encoded in one genomic region:
- the LOC122604135 gene encoding putative F-box protein At3g16590 — protein MSDNIPLELQVELIKRVHVKSLLQFRSVSKEWKSIIDSPDFGDDYCLRHSQPRLLIRYLPYDTFICNNYKYVLIAADDDDTFHQRQFLTAALPESVNDSRMVGCSHGLVCFYGFDASDRSPMAVVWNPWIRKSVDVPVPNVLFVPYETILGFGVSPQTKDPKIVKIISSIHPKADTSVPTPWRVEVFTLSSGTWKTPSNNLPFRNSIRFRWGQVALDGVIYWLAFEWIKVDDGLQLHNLIMSFDLSSEGFQEVRLPDNLACRNIYDLSISKRMESIVVVEKTRNTFVVWMMGQGVTKSFTKLFNVITRGSSFCIVSEFMKNGEPIVDHGSDALFAYDLYSERIKYLGIAGQSRRFS, from the coding sequence ATGTCAGACAACATTCCTTTGGAATTGCAAGTTGAACTAATCAAAAGGGTTCATGTAAAGTCATTGCTTCAATTCCGGTCAGTTTCGAAAGAATGGAAGTCAATCATCGACAGCCCGGATTTTGGTGATGATTACTGCCTCCGCCATTCGCAGCCCCGTTTGCTGATAAGGTACCTTCCTTATGACACTTTTATATGCAATAATTACAAGTACGTTTTGattgctgctgatgatgatgatacttTTCACCAACGCCAATTTCTTACTGCCGCTCTTCCCGAATCCGTTAATGATTCAAGAATGGTCGGTTGCTCTCACGGCTTAGTTTGCTTCTATGGTTTTGATGCCAGTGACAGAAGTCCAATGGCTGTTGTATGGAATCCTTGGATTCGAAAATCTGTTGATGTTCCTGTCCCTAATGTTCTGTTTGTTCCGTACGAAACTATTTTAGGTTTTGGGGTTAGTCCTCAAACGAAGGACCCCAAGATTGTTAAGATTATTAGTTCCATTCATCCTAAAGCTGACACTTCAGTTCCCACCCCTTGGCGAGTTGAGGTTTTTACTCTAAGCTCGGGGACTTGGAAAACTCCATCAAACAATTTGCCTTTTCGTAATTCAATTAGGTTTCGTTGGGGTCAGGTTGCTCTTGACGGGGTTATTTATTGGCTTGCTTTTGAATGGATTAAAGTGGATGATGGATTACAGCTTCACAATCTGATCATGTCATTTGATTTGAGTAGTGAGGGATTCCAAGAAGTGCGCCTTCCGGATAATTTAGCATGCCGAAACATTTATGATTTGTCTATCTCTAAGCGAATGGAGTCTATTGTTGTGGTTGAAAAAACTAGAAATACTTTTGTTGTATGGATGATGGGGCAAGGTGTTACTAAATCGTTTACAAAACTATTCAATGTTATTACACGGGGTTCATCTTTTTGTATAGTAAGTGAATTTATGAAGAATGGCGAACCTATAGTTGACCATGGATCTGATGCACTTTTTGCTTATGACCTTTACTCTGAACGGATCAAGTATCTTGGGATTGCTGGACAAAGTCGAAGGTTTTCGTGA
- the LOC122604134 gene encoding uncharacterized protein LOC122604134, whose translation MVSSQDEDGSSHGKNTSVSIEELSHDYISEQIGKALENFSPFIVKKLNETLEGAMSDTIAIKIREEVASTVQEEFDKRFPKEKVPENQDAKERPKPKNEKPYDLKSFTIANPPKYNGDPDPIVSTRWVNEVEGAFRITKTPPEDKTLYGSSLLCDRAKLWWDGEIVKKGKEATVGLEWADFKVAFFKEFRSEADVTRLRNEFMNDSQDDRLLKEHFYRKLRKNIREKITLLQIESFTQLVDVARWHEVEQGMPDDETSKRKTEQSNSPNKKFLSSGRLGGGSNRKNIPTCNNCGKHHSGVCLLPSKKGCFNCGQPGHISRDCKFSPSKPTVCFKCFNEGHMKSACPLLTEEERQAEARKANEGKLAKQVGNPRGRSFQISEAQAKESTDVVSGTFLVHDTPAKILFDSGANRSFVATRFTNCIPLQLSFLEPPLLVEVAGDQTYMIKNVYLGCSLTINFEIFKANLIPMGLGEFDVILGMDWLGQHKANICCTDKSVHLKAPNDRDMVIYGERNLL comes from the exons ATGGTTTCATCTCAAGATGAAGACGGATCGAGTCATGGCAAGAACACAAGTGTGTCGATTGAGGAACTAAGTCATGATTACATTAGTGAGCAAATCGGGAAGGCTTTGGAGAATTTTTCTCCATTTATCGTTAAAAAGTTAAACGAGACCCTTGAGGGCGCAATGAGTGATACTATCGCCATCAAGATAAGGGAAGAAGTTGCCTCCACGGTACAAGAAGAATTTGATAAACGATTCCCAAAAGAAAAAGTACCGGAAAATCAAGACGCTAAGGAACGTCCGAAGCCTAAGAATGAGAAGCCTTATGATCTTAAGAGCTTCACCATTGCTAACCCACCCAAATACAATGGGGATCCCGACCCAATTGTGAGCACAAGATGGGTAAACGAGGTTGAGGGAGCCTTCCGCATCACAAAGACTCCACCGGAAGATAAGACCTTGTATGGGTCAAGCTTGTTATGTGATAGGGCTAAGTTGTGGTGGGATGGTGAAATTGTCAAGAAGGGTAAGGAGGCAACGGTAGGATTGGAATGGGCTGATTTCAAAGTAGCCTTCTTTAAAGAGTTTCGATCAGAAGCTGATGTGACTAGGCTTAGGAACGAGTTCATGAATGACTCGCAAG ATGATCGGCTGTTAAAGGAGCATTTTTATCGCAAACTTCGCAAAAACATTCGAGAGAAGATTACGTTACTTCAAATCGAATCATTTACACAATTGGTTGATGTGGCTAGGTGGCATGAGGTTGAACAAGGCATGCCGGATGATGAGACCTCCAAGAGAAAGACGGAACAAAGTAACTCTCCAAACAAGAAGTTCCTGTCTAGTGGTCGTTTGGGGGGTGGTTCGAATAGGAAAAACATTCCCACTTGCAATAATTGTGGGAAACATCATTCCGGAGTTTGTTTATTACCATCAAAGAAAGGATGTTTCAATTGTGGCCAACCGGGTCACATTAGCCGAGATTGTAAGTTCTCTCCAAGCAAGCCTACCGTTTGTTTCAAATGCTTCAACGAAGGACACATGAAGAGTGCTTGCCCTTTGTTGACGGAGGAAGAAAGGCAAGCCGAAGCAAGAAAGGCTAATGAAGGAAAGTTGGCGAAACAAGTAGGGAATCCGAGGGGAAGATCGTTCCAAATCTCGGAAGCTCAAGCTAAAGAATCCACCGATGTCGTGTCAGGTACCTTTCTAGTTCATGACACACCCGCTAAGATTTTATTTGATTCCGGAGCAAATCGTTCCTTTGTTGCTACTCGATTCACTAATTGCATCCCTTTACAATTGTCTTTTCTTGAACCCCCTTTGTTGGTGGAGGTAGCGGGTGATCAAACctacatgattaaaaatgtgtaTCTAGGTTGTAGTTTAACCATTAATTTCGAAATTTTCAAAGCTAATCTTATTCCGATGGGTTTGGGAGAATTTGATGTGattttgggtatggattggCTTGGCCAACATAAGGCAAATATTTGTTGTACCGATAAAAGTGTTCACCTCAAAGCTCCTAACGATAGGGATATGGTCATTTACGGTGAAAGAAATttgttgtaa
- the LOC122604136 gene encoding uncharacterized protein LOC122604136, whose amino-acid sequence MPELLPIPEEELVKIPAECYTKVNHIKKGDCFDTKEDLKIALYTKCVEDGYQLVVSRSDKHRFETKCRIDQKGCTWRMISRRVKDCEMFQVTTFIDQHTCSRIQVYPHHRQANKKVLGGFLAELMFVKGRVYRGHEIMTDINARFKISISYSQAWRAKCYALELLRGSPEESFAQLPAYCHNLKLKNPGSVTHIKTYRDGRFELLFIAIGAVIRSFVSFLRPVIIVDGTHLKGRYLGTNLLAVGMNANNGILPIAYGVGKSETFDSWTWFLGHLRDCIGNVSNLTIISDRANSIDMAIRRCFPDAFHGLCAVHLFRNLKARSPGIKHHKWTYWKAVKAYREVDFNRHINRLRHVLPEAARTLDDIGFERWSRVHALGARYGFMTSNSAESINSLSRHSRKLPITMLMEFFRASLQEWYYRKRNVAETLEHRVTPWTEKKIAKRVVKSTSWRVEPCSNTLFEVIDHNLNGLVDLNAKTCTCGKWQTSGFPCGHVIKVPLHLNQDDSSVYAMECYTSEAYRQTYAKIVYPMPHPSEWEIPDDLQTVLPPVMDRRLPGRPKNRDRIPSKGEEKKNPTCSRCKERGHTRMTCGEPMPSQTSFPPPTEYGCSSKSKVHSIASKGNSRSQPKSKSHSSPFGTINLRDF is encoded by the exons ATGCCAGAATTACTTCCAATACCCGAAGAAGAATTGGTAAAGATACCTGCTGAATGTTATACCAAAGTTAATCATATCAAGAAAGGTGATTGTTTCGATACAAAGGAAGACTTGAAGATAGCTTTATATACGAAATGTGTGGAAGACGGCTATCAACTAGTTGTTTCAAGATCAGATAAACATCGTTTTGAAACAAAGTGTAGAATTGATCAAAAAGGTTGTACGTGGCGTATGATCTCAAGGAGGGTAAAAGATTGTGAAATGTTTCAAGTCACTACTTTCATTGATCAACATACTTGTTCAAGAATCCAAGTCTATCCTCATCATAGACAGGCAAATAAAAAGGTATTGGGTGGATTTTTGGCCGAGTTGATGTTTGTAAAAGGAAGGGTATATAGGGGTCATGAGATTATGACCGACATAAATGCCCGGTTCAAGATTAGTATCTCATATTCTCAAGCTTGGAGAGCTAAGTGTTATGCCTTGGAATTGTTGAGGGGGTCACCAGAAGAATCGTTTGCCCAACTCCCAGCCTATTGTCAtaatttaaagttgaaaaaccCCGGGTCGGTAACTCATATCAAAACATATAGAGATGGACGTTTTGAGTTGTTGTTTATCGCCATTGGTGCAGTG ATACGTTCGTTTGTTTCTTTCTTGCGTCCGGTTATTATAGTTGACGGGACACATCTAAAAGGTCGATATCTTGGAACGAACTTATTAGCAGTAGGTATGAATGCTAATAATGGGATCTTACCAATAGCTTATGGGGTTGGCAAATCTGAAACCTTTGATTCGTGGACATGGTTTTTGGGGCATCTTAGGGATTGCATAGGAAATGTTAGCAATTTGACAATCATTTCCGATAGGGCAAACTCAATTGATATGGCTATTAGAAGGTGTTTTCCAGATGCTTTTCATGGACTTTGTGCTGTTCATTTATTTAGAAATCTAAAAGCAAGGTCTCCCGGTATAAAGCATCACAAATGGACATACTGGAAAGCGGTGAAAGCTTATCGAGAAGTGGACTTTAATAGGCATATAAATCGTTTGAGACATGTTTTGCCTGAAGCTGCTCGAACACTAGATGATATAGGGTTTGAAAGATGGTCAAGAGTGCACGCTCTTGGAGCAAGGTATGGTTTCATGACATCTAATAGTGCAGAATCAATCAACTCTCTAAGTCGTCATTCAAGAAAATTACCGATTACTATGTTAATGGAGTTTTTTCGCGCATCTCTTCAAGAGTGGTATTATAGGAAAAGAAACGTTGCAG AAACATTGGAACATCGTGTTACACCATGGACAGAGAAAAAGATTGCAAAACGTGTTGTGAAGTCAACATCATGGAGAGTTGAGCCTTGCTCAAACACATTGTTTGAAGTTATAGATCATAACTTGAATGGGCTTGTCGATCTAAATGCAAAGACGTGTACTTGTGGGAAATGGCAAACTTCTGGTTTTCCATGTGGTCATGTTATAAAAGTTCCTCTTCATCTAAACCAAGATGATTCAAGTGTATATGCTATGGAGTGCTACACTTCAGAAGCATATCGTCAGACTTATGCTAAGATTGTCTATCCCATGCCACATCCATCTGAATGGGAGATACCAGATGACTTACAAACAGTTTTGCCACCGGTTATGGACAGAAGGCTACCTGGGCGACCCAAAAATCGTGATCGTATTCCGTCTAAGGGTGAGGAGAAGAAAAACCCAACATGTAGTCGTTGCAAAGAACGTGGTCATACAAGGATGACATGTGGAGAACCCATGCCGTCACAAACATCTTTTCCTCCACCCACAGAATATGGATGTTCGTCAAAATCAAAAGTTCATTCGATAGCAAGTAAAGGGAACTCGAGATCCCAACCAAAGTCAAAGTCACACTCATCACCTTTTGGGACTATCAATTTAAGGGATTTTTAG